In Nasonia vitripennis strain AsymCx chromosome 2, Nvit_psr_1.1, whole genome shotgun sequence, a genomic segment contains:
- the LOC100122006 gene encoding DNA replication licensing factor Mcm7 gives MPPKLSRDYDKDRDQLKLFLTEYSKMDDKTGNKIFKYRNQLTNLAHRDQVALIIDLDDVKDFDDELAEMITKNTRRYVNLLLDLVQSILPDFRERAVSAKDTLDIYIEHRLMMEARNQHPGEQRDPRNKYAPELMRRFEIYFKNFNDAKSMSVRDVKATNIGQLVTVRGIVTRTTEVKPLMVIATYTCDQCGAETYQIVQSMSFMPLQTCPSEDCRVNKSGGRLYQQSKGSKFVKFQEIKIQEHSDQVPTGHIPRSLTVYCRGELTRQCQPGDHVVLTGIFLPILKTGFTSRAEAAGLLSETYMDAHHIDNLSLSQDESAPAELTEEELVDLTQEDFYSKLASSIAPEIYGLEDVKKALLLLLVGGTDKKKGDIKIRGNINICLMGDPGVAKSQLLSFITRLAPRSQYTTGRGSSGVGLTAAVIKDPLTNQMTLEGGALVLADQGICCIDEFDKMAENDRTAIHEVMEQQTISIAKAGIMARLNARVSILAAANPAYGRYNPKRSIEQNIQLPAALLSRFDLLWLIQDNADRENDRKLANHITYVHQHSCHPATEGNAMDMGLMRRYILMCKSKTPMIPEDLTDYIVDTYVEMRREARNSADKTFTSARNLLGVLRLSTALARLRLSNTVDKDDVREANRLIEMSKHSINYSDQIKGPVNRENQNKNKIYQIICELAGDEKVAKVSDIMERCTGKGFTPDQIQGTIEDYEGLNIWQINAIGTKITIV, from the exons ATGCCTCCGAAACTTTCGAGAGATTACGATAAAGATAGAG ATCAACTCAAGTTGTTTCTTACGGAGTATTCAAAAATGGATGATAAAACGGGCAACAAGATTTTTAAGTATAGAAACCAATTAACAAATTTGGCACATCGAGATCAAGTTGCATTGATCATAGACTTGGATGATGTTAAGGATTTTGATGACGAACTTGCTGAAATGATAACGAAGAATACTCGGCGTTACGTCAATTTACTTCTAGAT cTTGTTCAAAGTATTCTGCCCGACTTTAGAGAAAGGGCAGTATCTGCTAAAGATACCTTAGATATTTATATTGAGCATCGTTTAATGATGGAAGCTCGCAATCAACATCCAGGAGAGCAAAGGGATCCCAGAAACAAGTATGCTCCTGAACTGATGCGACGCTT CgaaatttactttaaaaatttcaatgatGCCAAGTCAATGTCAGTGAGAGACGTAAAAGCTACGAATATAGGACAACTAGTGACAGTACGTGGTATTGTTACTAGAACTACAGAAGTAAAGCCACTCATGGTCATTGCTACATATACCTGTGATCAATGTGGTGCTGAAACTTATCAGATTGTGCAATCTATGAGTTTCATGCCTTTGCAAACTTGTCCGAGTGAAGATTGTCGTGTAAATAAGTCTGGTGGCAGATTATATCAGCAATCAAAAGGCTCTAAATTCGTCAAGTTTcaagaaattaaaattcaagagCAT agTGATCAAGTGCCTACAGGGCATATTCCAAGATCTCTAACAGTTTATTGCAGAGGAGAATTGACCAGGCAGTGTCAGCCTGGTGATCATGTAGTACTTACTGGAATTTTTTTACCAATTTTGAAAACTGGGTTCACTTCTAGAGCAGAAGCTGCAGGTCTTTTGAGTGAAACTTATATGGATGCTCat CATATTGATAATCTCAGTTTATCTCAAGATGAAAGCGCTCCCGCAGAATTAACGGAAGAAGAACTTGTTGATCTGACGCAAGAGGACTTTTACTCCAAACTTGCAAGCTCTATAGCTCCAGAAATTTACGGTTTAGAAGACGTCAAGAAGGCGCTACTGTTACTTCTCGTCGGCGGTACTGACAAAAAGAAAGGAGATATCAAAATCAGAG GTAACATCAACATTTGTTTGATGGGTGATCCCGGTGTGGCCAAGTCCCAGCTGCTCTCGTTCATCACTCGGTTGGCACCGCGTTCGCAATACACCACAGGTCGAGGTTCCTCGGGCGTCGGTCTTACCGCCGCCGTCATCAAGGACCCACTTACCAATCAGATGACTCTGGAGGGTGGTGCACTCGTTTTGGCTGATCAAGGTATCTGCTGCATTGACGAATTCGATAAGATGGCGGAGAATGATCGTACGGCCATCCACGAGGTCATGGAGCAACAGACCATCTCCATTGCCAAGGCCGGAATAATGGCGCGTCTCAACGCCAGGGTGTCTATTCTTGCCGCGGCTAATCCGGCTTATGGTAGGTACAACCCCAAGAGGAGTATCGAGCAAAATATTCAGCTACCGGCTGCCCTACTGTCCCGATTCGATCTGTTGTGGTTGATTCAGGATAACGCGGATAGGGAAAATGATCGCAA actAGCTAACCACATCACATACGTCCACCAGCATTCTTGCCATCCTGCTACTGAAGGCAATGCCATGGATATGGGTCTGATGCGAAGATACATTTTAATGTGCAAATCAAAAACTCCCATGATACCAGAGGATTTGACAGACTACATTGTCG ACACCTACGTCGAAATGCGAAGAGAAGCTCGCAACAGCGCGGACAAGACTTTCACGTCCGCCAGAAATCTTCTCGGAGTTTTGCGACTGTCTACTGCACTGGCCCGCTTGCGGCTTTCAAATACAGTCGACAAGGACGATGTGCGGGAGGCGAACAGACTCATTGAAATGTCCAAACACTCAATCAACTATTCAGACCAGATCAAGGGGCCGGTCAACCGAGAGAACCAGAACAAAAACAAGATATACCAGATCATTTGCGAGCTTGCGGGCGACGAAAAGGTGGCCAAGGTGTCGGACATCATGGAGCGCTGTACTGGCAAGGGTTTCACGCCTGACCAGATCCAAGGCACGATCGAAGATTACGAGGGGCTAAACATTTGGCAGATAAACGCAATCGGAACGAAAATCACCATTGTGTAA
- the LOC100678026 gene encoding ribonuclease H2 subunit B isoform X2, with protein sequence MPRVKGSPKKFVKSGSSANSNTWVFLMKGESLESSEGVHPDMVKLRHPASNQAAMFVFSPGDLTIQEVMTFDENKRSWFIDDNVRSDGKMHLSTPIDPIFLILPYLRKSQQVMPLEQCLRDEDYPETTRLVKCQSLKLSLVADRKGDESLQAFKYNEDKTLSWLRKKVERVAEIVRQKGIHVSQGAVSANYVKSSKYEGGTESEYMKYAHGIVAEYLAEDLSKKLHQYLNLPDDSEQKKRKLSSPKDATDEKRPKKEAQEESPRNGALDLTKPEKLNILTAS encoded by the exons ATGCCGCGGGTCAAAGGATCTCCCAAGAAGTTCGTCAAGTCGGGCTCGAGCGCCAATTCCAATACGTGGGTTTTCCTCATGAAAG GGGAAAGTTTGGAAAGCTCTGAAGGTGTACACCCTGATATGGTCAAGCTCAGACACCCAGCTTCTAATCAAGCTGCAATGTTTGTGTTCAGTCCTGGAGACCTGACCATCCAAGAGGTCATGACATTTGATGAGAATAAGAGATCTTGGTTCATCGATGATAATGTCAGATCAGATGGGAAGATGCACCTTTCAACTCCCATCGATCCAATCTTTTTGATTCTCCCGTACTTGAGAAAA tctCAACAAGTAATGCCACTGGAACAATGTCTTCGAGACGAAGACTATCCAGAAACAACTCGTCTTGTGAAATGTCAAAGCTTGAAATTATCATTGGTGGCAGATCGAAAAGGAGATGAGTCTTTACAAGCATTCAAGTACAATGAAGACAAGACATTGAGTTGGTTGCGAAAGAAGGTCGAGCGAGTGGCAGAAATTGTGAGGCAAAAAGGTATCCATGTATCCCAAGGTGCTGTTAGCGCTAATTATGTAAAAAGCAGTAAATATGAGGGTGGAACTGAATCAG AATATATGAAGTATGCTCATGGCATAGTTGCTGAATACCTTGCAGAAGACTTGTCCAAAAAGTTGCATCAGTATCTTAATTTACCCGACGATTCAGAACAAAAGAAACGTAAACTCAGCAGTCCAAAAGATGCAACAGACGAGAAAAGGCCTAAGAAAGAGGCTCAAGAAGAATCTCCACGAAATGGAGCTCTTGACCTAACTAAGCCAGAAAAG CTTAATATACTTACAGCCTCCTAA
- the LOC100122020 gene encoding bystin: MGKAKKVKVSKGETSLPKVGLAEQIEEGQFAKPKNRQKLRFRNDDDEEFVDSKTTQKILAQARRQQQEMEEENGVGTSKPARKPITKLGDDFSDEEQSSDEEGVTGTEYYEDIEIDEEDERALEMFMNKDKGPTRTLADIIMEKLTEKKTEIETQFSDVGSIQMQEIDPRVKAMYEGVRDVLRKYRSGKLPKAFKIIPSLRNWEQILYITDPASWSAAAMYQGTRIFASNLKEKMAQRFYNLVLLPRIRDDLAEYKRLNFHLYQALRKSLFKPGGFMKGILLPLLESGTCTLREATIVGSVVAKNSIPILHSAAAILKIAEMDYTGANSIFLRIFFDKKYALPYRVVDGVVFHFLRFERDPRELPVLWHQALLTFVQRYKSDISTEQREALLELLKKKSHHSVTPEIRRELRAAKCRDVELSEPMQEPMIT, encoded by the exons atgggAAAAGCTAAAAAAGTGAAGGTGTCAAAGGGTGAAACAAGCCTACCAAAAGTTGGTTTGGCCGAGCAAATAGAGGAGGGGCAGTTCGCAAAACCTAAAAACCGACAGAAATTGCGATTCCGGAACGACGATGACGAAGAG TTCGTGGATTCCAAAACAACACAAAAAATTCTGGCTCAGGCTAGACGGCAACAGCAAGAAATGGAAGAAGAAAACGGAGTAGGAACCTCAAAACCTGCTAGAAAACCAATCACAAAACTGGGAGACGATTTTAGTGATGAGGAGCAGTCCAGTGATGAAGAAGGTGTTACTGGTACTGAGTACTATGAAGACATTGAAATTGATGAAGAGGACGAAAGAGCTCTAGAGATGTTTATGAACAAGGATAAGGGGCCGACAAGAACTCTTGCAGACATAATTATGGAAAAATTGACAGAAAAGAAAACTGAGATAGAGACACAATTTTCAGATGTTGGCTCAATACAGATGCAAGAGATTGATCCAAGAGTCAAAGCCATGTATGAAGGAGTAAGAGATGTATTACGAAAATACCGCAGTGGTAAATTGCcaaaagcttttaaaattataccCAGTTTGAGGAATTGGGAACAAATATTGTATATCACAGATCCTGCCAGCTGGTCTGCAGCAGCCATGTACCAAGGAACCAGAATTTTTGCTTCTAATTTGAAAGAAAAGATGGCTCAGAGATTTTATAATCTTGTACTTTTACCCCGTATTAGAGACGATTTAGCAGAATACAAAAGACTGAACTTTCATTTATATCAAGCTTTGAGAAAATCATTATTCAAACCTGGTGGTTTCATGAAAGGTATTTTGCTGCCTCTTCTTGAATCTGGAACTTGTACCTTGAGGGAGGCTACTATTGTTGGATCTGTTGTTGCTAAAAACTCTATACCTATTTTAcactcagcagcagcaatatTGAAGATTGCTGAAATGGATTATACTGGAGCTAACAGTATTTTTCTCAGAATATTCTTTGATAAAAAGTATGCTTTGCCTTACAGAGTTGTTGATGGAGTTGTGTTTCACTTTTTGAG gTTCGAGAGGGATCCAAGAGAATTACCTGTTCTATGGCATCAAGCATTATTGACATTTGTACAGCGGTATAAAAGCGATATAAGCACAGAGCAAAGAGAAGCCTTGTTGGAATtgttaaagaaaaaatcgcATCACAGTGTCACCCCAGAAATTCGAAGAGAGTTGCGAGCAGCTAAGTGTAGAGATGTTGAATTATCAGAGCCCATGCAAGAACCCATGATAACATAG
- the LOC100678026 gene encoding ribonuclease H2 subunit B isoform X1, with product MPRVKGSPKKFVKSGSSANSNTWVFLMKGESLESSEGVHPDMVKLRHPASNQAAMFVFSPGDLTIQEVMTFDENKRSWFIDDNVRSDGKMHLSTPIDPIFLILPYLRKSQQVMPLEQCLRDEDYPETTRLVKCQSLKLSLVADRKGDESLQAFKYNEDKTLSWLRKKVERVAEIVRQKGIHVSQGAVSANYVKSSKYEGGTESEYMKYAHGIVAEYLAEDLSKKLHQYLNLPDDSEQKKRKLSSPKDATDEKRPKKEAQEESPRNGALDLTKPEKPPKTPTVSKKELARQKAAAGSKSITSFFKKK from the exons ATGCCGCGGGTCAAAGGATCTCCCAAGAAGTTCGTCAAGTCGGGCTCGAGCGCCAATTCCAATACGTGGGTTTTCCTCATGAAAG GGGAAAGTTTGGAAAGCTCTGAAGGTGTACACCCTGATATGGTCAAGCTCAGACACCCAGCTTCTAATCAAGCTGCAATGTTTGTGTTCAGTCCTGGAGACCTGACCATCCAAGAGGTCATGACATTTGATGAGAATAAGAGATCTTGGTTCATCGATGATAATGTCAGATCAGATGGGAAGATGCACCTTTCAACTCCCATCGATCCAATCTTTTTGATTCTCCCGTACTTGAGAAAA tctCAACAAGTAATGCCACTGGAACAATGTCTTCGAGACGAAGACTATCCAGAAACAACTCGTCTTGTGAAATGTCAAAGCTTGAAATTATCATTGGTGGCAGATCGAAAAGGAGATGAGTCTTTACAAGCATTCAAGTACAATGAAGACAAGACATTGAGTTGGTTGCGAAAGAAGGTCGAGCGAGTGGCAGAAATTGTGAGGCAAAAAGGTATCCATGTATCCCAAGGTGCTGTTAGCGCTAATTATGTAAAAAGCAGTAAATATGAGGGTGGAACTGAATCAG AATATATGAAGTATGCTCATGGCATAGTTGCTGAATACCTTGCAGAAGACTTGTCCAAAAAGTTGCATCAGTATCTTAATTTACCCGACGATTCAGAACAAAAGAAACGTAAACTCAGCAGTCCAAAAGATGCAACAGACGAGAAAAGGCCTAAGAAAGAGGCTCAAGAAGAATCTCCACGAAATGGAGCTCTTGACCTAACTAAGCCAGAAAAG CCTCCTAAAACACCTACGGTTTCAAAGAAAGAGTTAGCAAGACAAAAAGCAGCAGCTGGATCTAAGAGTATTACTAGCTTCttcaagaaaaaatga